In Chionomys nivalis chromosome 21, mChiNiv1.1, whole genome shotgun sequence, the genomic window aactccctctgtagtctaggctggcctctaagtagggatcttcctgcctttgcctcccagtggctgggattaaaggtatgtgccaccattgacctgagttatagttttatttttgtctgcagTCATTTAAACagcattgtttattttttcacatcTTAGTTCATCTATGATCTCTGAGTCTCAGGATTCTAATCTTCCaacttgtttcatttatttattttttgatacagaATTTTTGCTATAAGACCAGAATGGCATTGAGCTCAGTCTTCctgttttgtcttttagtttCAGGATTATAGATATATGCTATTGAAACATTGACCATGTTTGCCAATTTCTGATTCTTAGTttggagaatttttaaaataccaaatgtATCACTCATCCCTTCATGCTTTGGCTGAGGTTCTGCATTTATTTCTGTTATGAGCTCAGAGGATGTAATTAGAACATCAGCAGCAAAAGGCACGAGTCTTCTAGGTTCTGGGCAACAAAAACTCAGGTTCCAAACCTGTGTAAGGGAAAGATTTTAGCTTTCTCATTCTTAAAGAAaacccacccctcccctcctcactcCCACAGGACAAGAATGGATCAACgtttcttgcttctcttgcaaAATGTATACTTCTTTTTCCCCATCTTTCTGCTATGGATGCAGTATTCTCAGGGTGCTGGTTTGATTTCCTAAGCCTCTCCTTGGCTTTGGCTTAAGACTTTGTGCTGGATAGTTTGATGTCAATTTGACAtgaactagagtcatcagagaagagggcacctcagttgagaaaatgtctccataagatccgtctgtagggcatttctgtttttctttttcttttaatattttttaaaatttattttaaataccaaccAGAGTTCCTCCTCTCACtaccctcccacttccccaacccatcccccatctactcttcagaaagggtttttctgaggGTGTTTTCCTAATTAGTGTTTGATGGTGGAAgacccagcccattatgggttgTGCCTTCACTGTGCTGGTGTTCCTTGGTTCTACAGGAATCAGGCTGAGCAAAGCATGGGGAGCAAGAcagaagcagcatcctccatggcctctgaaccagctcctgcctccctccaggtccctgccctttTGTTAAAAGTTGTAGGTGGCCaagttgtggtggcgcacgcctttaatcccagtactcaggaggcagaggcatgaagatctgtgagttcaagaccaacattGTCTTCAGATTGAGTTCAAAGAAAGTGAAGtgttacacacagaaatcctgccttaacaaatcaaaattaattaattaacttttaaagaaaagttgttaGTGTCCAGGGATCTATCAATTGTTATGAAGACCCccaggacaggaaggaagaagaggagaattaaactgaaaactcttggaaacagaatgcacagaaaacaaagtaaaaagacaGAGACCACATGCCCAGTGAAGGAATTAAAAAGATTAAGtctaaaagaactgaaaaaattaACTCACAGCTAACAGAAGAATATTCCATTAAGTTtggatctttttcctttttcttttttggtatttaCTAGTTGAGTTTAGTTGAAGGGCAGGTTATTTGACTTCGGGGGGCTCATTTGCTGGTTTGTGAAGTGAAAGAAATTGGGGAACCAAGGGCTCTAGAGGTGGGTATGGAACAAAGGGAACTGGAAGTTGAGGTGCTCCTTGGCTAGGGGGAAGTTAGCTGGGTACGTTTGGTGTACCCAGGAATTCTAGTCCTGAGACCTAAGACACAATGGCAAGAAATTTACGTGTGGTCAATCTCAGTATGGATTGTTGCAGTCCCTGAGGCACAGATAAGGGACCAGAGGAATGGATGCTTGAGGGACTTCCCAAGCTCAGCCTCACCCCATTGGATGACTGTTTCAGGTTGGCCTTGCTCCTGAAGCTTTCTTCCTCTTCACTAGAGACCTGACATGGTTTAGCCTTGTTTGACATTTCTTTCCCCCTACCTTAATGGTTTATGCAGAGTCTGATTTTCTGCGTTGAATCCTGGAATGATATCCCAATGAGATGGATGCCAGCAAAAAGCATTAGCAAAAATGGCTGGTTGTTAAAACCCTGCCCATTTCTGAGACATTACAGCCTCGATTACTCTTCTTTGACCCAACACAGTTAGGTTTTGGGGGAGCATTTTCTGCCTGACTTCAGTTCTCTAACCCAGCTTCCCACCCTGAGCACCAGTAGAGGAGGCTGTCTTTTCCCAGGTGCTTTCAGAAGGTGACTGGCAGCAGCTTTCCTACATTCTTTACTTACAGTGATAGGCCAGAAGATGAAGGGCATATATCTATTAAGGGCGAAGCTGTAGAGGAATATGAAGAAAGTGAAGATGGACACTTCCATAGTGAGGAGCAGGATCAGGATGGGGTGTGTGGGCATTGTTTCGAAGAGGTATAGTCCAGCCATCATGCAGACCTGGGTGGAAAAATGCATACTCTTGAGCTCCTGCAAGGGCTCTCCCTGGCTTCTGGGACCTTCCCCTCCACAGACACCCCCTGGAATTCCAATCCAGCTTACCAAACTCACGATCTTGACCTCAGCGTGTCCCATTGTCCAGAACTCTTTATTGCTGTCTTTGAATTCCCACTTGTAGCGTCGAAACCCTTTTCTTGTGCCCACCTCATTCTTGGGCTGAATTGttcctttttgcctctgggcatcTTCTGGCTTTGGCGGAGGCGTGGCCATGGTTGGCAGTAGTTCTCAATTTCTCACTGCTCAGCCCTGCCTGCAGTCCCTGAACAGGCCCAGCTCAAGAGAGAGCCTGGTGTCTTTAGACCCGTTCAAGGATGGTGTTCAACTGACGGCTGGGACTGCAGACTTCCAACGCCTATGCTTGGTCAGCGCGAGCCGCCTCATCTCGTGGACCAACAGGATCGCCCCACCCCTGCGAATGCGGAACATCCCACCCTCCACGTGGCAGAATGCGCGGAGCCCCACTGGTCCTAGCGAGGCCTTCCTTGAAAAGGAGTCCCAGGTTTGTGGCTGTTGCACCCTGGGTTTCTGTCCCTTCTGTCCTCCTAGGACAGCCTCGTGGAGGAGTGGGAGTGTAATGTGACTTTTACATAAAGCTACATGAGGAAGAAGAAGTGTTGACGATTTAGCAGTCCTGTCTTTATCGCCACACACACGTGTGCTTTGGAGCTCTGTGATGACCTGGAGGGAGTGATTATACACGGACACGAGTCTCTGTCAAATGCTGGAAGGGCTGGGTGACTTCATCATAGCTTCTGTCTCAATGGGCGGTGGAGGGCTTAGTTTACAGTCTCAGGGCTTGTTTCCTGTTTTTCCTCATCTCATTGGAGACCAACAACGCATCGATGAGACACAGGATTGTTGCCGAGAGGCACAGGATCTGTCAGACACAATATATTTGGGAAGGAAAGGCCTGATTACTTTAATAACAAGCTCAGCGTTCATCTCTCATTACTGTTCCTCTCTGACGATGTGAAGAGCTACAACTGGTCCCTCCTGGCTGCTGTCAGCCAGGTTTGTTTTCCCAAGAAAAAGGGAAACAGTGGAGTTtgctgcccacagtggcctgATCATATGACCCACTAGCTACTAGACAAGTGGTTCTCAACGTGTGGATTGCGACCTCTTTGCCCTAATGATCCTTTCACAGGGCTCCCCGAACACCAagggaaaacagatatttacacttCAATTCCTAATTATgttgaaattacagttatgaagaaccaatgaaaatgattttattgttgggtgtcaccacaacacgaggaactgtgttaaacaACCCCAGCATTAAgtaggttgaaaaccactgcatTTAGTCAATGCCCTTTGTAGCTCGAGTGCAGAGTTGAGCCTGGGTGGTGGATGGTCTGGAGTTCTCTGAGGAGGGGACGGGTTTGAGATAGTGGCTATGAGATAAAGGGAATGTatacatcttcagcctacaaacCTAGAATAGCTGATAGActtctctgtgaaacaggaagTTTGAAGAACTGTCtaaccctgtcttggcaaagttagacagttgctttcttttgtttcctgctttTCCGGTTTGGACCAGCATACTGTTAGCAGTTGAGacaaggacagtttcttgcccagtggttaACTTCtaccacaaagaaagcaaactccatatggactttctttgatacccatcatcttctctgaagtagattggtgctttcaGGAACAGCCACgactcattgtcataaaaagtcttatattatttaaacatcttaaatgccatattctgtagatctctgaaatgtttggagactacctgtctatctaaaatatacctCTGTTTgtgaaaatatacctaacattactacaagtttgattgtaatagttTACTACTAACCTGCACTCCTTTATTTTCCcaaatagttggtaataataactttcaaggactagaagcTTACAGGACATTATTAAATGAGCTGCATTtgtacaataccttaaataagaaagtccatatggaatttgctttctttgtaacagaaatgtatgtacaatatgttctaacaaaaataataaatttgtatcaatatataaaaatatcttaaacaagagtagaaacatatacactATAACAAacataaccttaaatttgtattaatatacaaaaatccttatcaatgtaaaatatttaagactactagttgcttttttagtttaaaagtagagtAAAATGAGCTACTTGTTTATTCTGTCATTtctttatccctcttttttttatttagaatgaGATCCCAGAATCTAATTTCTTTTATTCAGCTTTTttccctgaccatgaccaataacaatttgtaatcAACCCCCCTAAAtcatgacaaatatccataactcaCTGAATGACCCCAAACTACCCACCCCtcttcttgggaatgtggacattgtTTACTCTAGATTGTTTTCTGTTGTCTGGAAGTGAAGGCATCTCTAGGGGtccctgataaaattaaaataaaggttAAGTCCTAACTGTATCATTTGTtgccagtctctgtgtaatgggaagtCCTGACTAAAGTAGGGTATGaagctggaccatctcagccagccaccttgaaattgtcctcagcagtttgtagtccaaagccaatctttaggtggtgtttgtCAACTTGGTGGTGCTACCACAATCAAGGgggaatcattgttgtggggctCCCCCATCCTTCTGGAggcttcaaaggtcactgttaggaatggtcatggttcactgcagaaaacttgaACAATTTAAATGACATATACAGCAGATCTTGAAGAGGTTAAAGAACCACAATTTGTTACATATATCCAGAGTACACAAgcttaattcctagttacctAAGAGACTTAAACCTGAAATCATGTTCAGAAAGCTAAATGAAGCCTTTTTCTAAAactagttagtactctatatgaccattaatattacaacagaaagtttaaatatacatatattaaccTGATAacttttgagataatatttatagcaTAAGAAAATTTTAGGAGTCAAAGTAAAACCAAAGAATTATGAAATTAGTGACAATAGAATGATCCCCGAATTTGGGTTTCTCTTCTGTTTCATGTcaagtggctcttctgacataagagagagattttggattttcctttgaCAAGCATGGTTGGGTTTAGGGAAAGAGAGAGCCACTTTCGAATTCCAAAGACAGCTTTAATTTTTAGCtgaactgggactacaaaaagaccatttgtcttatatgtctgtagagaacagcagaaacaaacatttgggaagatttatgaaattttatctgtTAGAAATGTGCTATACCATTaggccaatttattcttttttcttaagactTTTTATTTCTGGATGATTCATCCTTTTTTTTCAGGTgactcatttgtccagtggtcttcagattccttagttcAATACTTTCAGttctcctggaaagacaaaagcaaacccctgccccaaccctaactttggggagGTTCTTTTTTTGTCAGGTTATATCTTATCAAATGAAAAGGATTTGTTAGTTGTTTAAGTTAGTTTGGATTGAATGGCCACACTGTTTGATAAGCTATTATCTCCTTTAATCGAGAGGTCTCTCCCATTCAAACCTAATCTTTATCAatcttgatggtatccatagcttttcttcttgctggaaacaaaacctcttccccaaataACACATATACTGATTTCCATTCTGAgttcaacacatctttaaagtatacaggatgatttaattcagcagttattttctattatccaatgaaAATGGAGACTATTCTTATGTTTCccggtcacccagacccaaataatcacacagaaactatattaattacaatgctgcttggccaatagcttaggcatattcctggctaactcttatatcttaagttgACCCATTTCTGtcattctgtgtatcaccatgaggctgtggcttactgggtaaggttccagtgtctgtctccttcagcagttacatggcatctctttgacttcaCCTATTCTCTCACTATATATCCCTTACAGCCTGGTTATATGTAACACGAGGgtccctgtttgtttgtttgtttgtttgtttgtttgttgtggtttttctgtcccgcctggtaccaccagctgtttagccccaaagaaaatcacacataggtctccataaattatcagctgattggcccattagctctagcctctcactggctaactctcacatcttgattaacccattttcctgatctatgttagccatgtggctcagtacctttttcaatgGGGCAgagcagctcacatcctgctgcttcggtggtctgggcaggagaggaaagaatcaacttcctcctgttctcattacatcatttctgcttcctgtctggttttcctatctatatttcctgcctggccaatcagcatttatttataacatgattgactgaatacagacaattctcccacaccagttatattctaccctgccagaggccaaagcagctttactcattaaccaataaaagcaacagatatacagaaagacatcccacatcaatccaaAATATCTCTATAGCTGTCTTTCCTTTATTATtagcatttaaacatttaaagttGATAAAGCATTGTACAATCTATCTATGGGGATCTTTATTGTCCCCTTGTCTTTATTAAGCATATCTCTTACAGTAtgattagatttttctttttttttttttacttatttatttatttttattcttttttaattaaaatttccacctgctccccatttcccatttccctcccctcctcccaaatattgccctccccccacttccctccccctatccccactcctcttctcctccccccactccattccccctccctctcgttactgaagagcagtccaaattccctgccctgcgggaagaccaaggtccttctatctacgtccagaaaggtgagcgtccaaacaggctaagctcccacaaagccagttcatgtattaggatcgaaacctagtgccattgtccttggcttctcatcagtcttcattgaccgccatgctcagagagtccggaatcaacccatgcttattcagtcccagaccagctggccttggtgggctcccaataaatcagttccactgtcacagtgggtgggtgcatccctcgtggtcctgattttttgctcatgttctccctccttctgctcctcatttggaccttaagagctcagaccgttgctccaaattgagactctgtctctacctcgatccatcgccagatgaaggttctaaggtgatatgcaagatattcatcagtataggatagggtcatttcaggttccctctccttagttgcccaaggtaccagctggggacatattcctggacacctgcgaacccctcaagagtcaagtctcttgccaaccctaagatggctcccttagataggatatatacttcgctgctcccgtatccatccttcctatatcccaaccatcccaatcctccgagctcctcccatcctccccttctcatatttctcatcccatttcccctttgccccatgccacctcacccgcaagttcccagtttttgccctggaatcttgtctacttccccctctccatgcggatgactatatgattttctttgggttcactttcttatttagcttctataggatcacacattatatgcttaatgtcttttattttatggctagaaaccgattatgagtgagtacatcccatgttcctctttttgagtctgggatataACTGCTTGCCCTATAGGATTGTTTAACATTCCTTGTGTACAGATTTTCCACTGATATCTTTTAATAGGCTCAGatttgttataagtaggcactatgaaggaaattttttttctctatccttttcttgtaaaggtataataAAAAGCAGTCTTCTAAATCAATCACTATAATATACCATCTCTTAGGTAATAAAGACGACTAGGGAATTCCAGACTTGTAAAGCTTCCATTGGCTGCATCAACTCCTTAACAGCTTTTATATCTGTTACCATTCcctattttccagatttctttttaatgacaaatacaggagaattccaaggactggttgattcttcaatatgttgagcactTAGGTGCTTCTGTACCAACCGTTCGAGTGCCTGcaatttttctgatgtcaaagaTCATTGTTCCATCCATACAGGTTTGTGtgtcaaccattttaaatgtAGGGCTATTTGTACCTTAAAAAGATCAGCAGCTGTTTACCCTGTTTGTAAACAACCTGAATGGTCAGAGACTGCTCTTTATAAtaccttctaatatttttctcagaaagcTATGTttgtttatggtttgtttctgagattagaGTGAAAGAATACACACCTGGCACTGAGACCTTAGCCAGTGAAAGAAACTCCTTTATCCCTGAATCCAGAACTAAAGAAACATGCCCTGACTCTGAGACCAGTGCTGAAGTATCACAcgttgtccctagaatcagagccagtgaaagaaatatgtccTGGACCTAAATTTAGAGCCAAAAGactaaaaaggaccagtgaaagaagcacagtttagccgggcggtggtggcgcacgcctttaatcccagcacttgggaggcagaggcaggcggatctctgtgagttcgagaccagcctggtctacaagagctagttccaggacaggctccaaaaccacagagaaaccctgtctcgaaaaacaaaaaaaaacaaaaaaaaaacaaaaacaaacaaaaaaaaaaagaaagaagcacagtTTGACCCTGAAATCAGCGCTGTTTCTGCCCCTGTACAACTGACATACAAAACCAACCAATTCCTATGCAGGGAACCAACCAATTCCTGAGTATCCTGACCCTGAACCCAGAGCTGGTGAAAGAAACATACCCCAGATCTGATACCTTAACTAGGGAAAGAATcactttatccctgaacccagaacctaagagacacaccctgactctgaaaccagtgccaaagaaacacactttgtccttTGAAtcagagccagagaaagaaatatgccctggccctAAGATTAGAGCCAAAAGGATAAAAAGaacaagtgaaagaaacacagtttggctctGAAATCAGAGCCATTGCTGCCCCTGACCAATTAaataaccaatccctgagcagaaaaaaACTTTTCCCTGTGAAAACTCAGCCCTTAAGAAGCCCTAAAGAAGCCCTTCTGCTTGTTCAGTTGTGGGCTGTCCTTTACCACCCTGGCAGGAAGacactctcctggactcctccttcccaaataaatctcttctcaaaagagtcttggaTGAAGATCTTCATTCGCTGGCTCTGAATAGAAAAACCTGGCTGGGATCTTCCTTAGGCGACTGAGCAGAAAAACCTTTCTGAGCAAGGCTGAGCAGAAAAAGCAACAACTTTTGGCTGGGACGGGAGGCTATTGCTGCACCTCTGTATCAGCTTCCCTTTAGCAGAGTGTAGCAGAAGTAACATCTTGGGCCGCAGAAGAAGCAGCAGATAAGCCTGCCAGGACGATCCCtcagaggagcagagcagagagctcAACTGTGGTGGCGCTCCAGGAGAGGAACACGATTGCTGTATCCTGGGAGGAGACCCTCATTCACTGCACCTCggcttcaggtagcctggcttccccaCAAGTCAGGAGATCTttccctccagggctgagctgtcctattgcggctccagcctccagagctgtccctACTGCAGCTCTAGGTACAGCCTGACTTCTGGATAAGTCAGGATATCTTTGCAGCTCCAGAGCTGTACCACTCCTACTTGCTTACTGTCCTCGCCAGGGATTTGATCTTGGCAAATCTCCTAACTTTTAGAACTATCCCACTGTTTGATGGACCCTAGCTGCATCTCTCGACCAGGTTCTCCACTGGAACTGAGGATGAGCTGTCACTAAACGTTTTTAGTCTCATGGAATAATCCTGTTCCAAGTGGCCCAAGAATTTAAAATCTACTTCTCAAAAGATGAATGCATACCATATAAAACAACTGCTAACGTAGATTTCTTTAAATCTAACATTTCAATAGGATCCCAGTTAACTTCTGAATAGCCTTGGAGGGGGGGTGCCTAGCATCTGGTGGTCACTCTTGAGTGGTAACTGGATAAATTAAGGTTGGTTTCTAATAATGTTGGGCCGCTCCTCTTCACTTTTGTAAAGCAAGCTTTATTGTCAGAATGAGATTAAATTAGCACACAACACACAGGTTTCATGTGGTACCATTTCCCTAGCTGGCAAACAGGGCATACGTGGCACATGGTCCCCTGCATGGTTGGTCCACAGAGACTTACATAGTGAGTGCCCTCTTGTGATATGCTCAATATGCTATCCAGTCTCAATAGAAACTACTTCTGTGTTGGGCTCCTTTCTGCCAGAAGTCCTACAAAGAACTGCTAGAAAAAACAGCTGGTGTTTTTGCCATATCTTGGGTCTCTCTCAGGAGTTTTGTCTTCTTTCTGGAGTACTACTTTCTGCCATAAATGCTAAAacatattttttagatttttttatatgaATGGACATTTTAcctttatgtatgtatctatgccacatgtgtgtgtggtgcccatggagatcagaaaatggtgtcaggtccctggaactggagccacagatgcttgtgagccaccatcggGTGCTGacaactgaacctgggtccctggaaaagcagtcagtgctcttaaccgatgagccatctctctagatccTCTGCcccaaatctttaatttttttatctttaagcTTTGCCTTTTATGTTTTGTTAAAGGCTTATTCTTTGTCTGTATAGTTTTCTGTGTGGGGTATGCGCATATGAGGGTAGttggcatgtggaggccagaagaggcagttGGATTGTggagttggggttacaggtagTTGTCAGCCACTCTACCTGGGATCCTATCTATGTGCAGAATGCTTTAACCAAAAATCCGTCTCCCTAGTCCCCAAGCCTTCTGTCTATAATAGTAAAAAACCTCTTCGGGACTCAGCCTTGTCTGTGGGTTCCATTCTTTGAATTCCCAAGACAAGGGAGTGGAGCTAAGGCCTGTGTCGGGCACAGCTGAGATGAGAAAGTCTGCCATGCGCACTGAGCAGCTCCGTTTGTTAATTCTCCATTTCAGGCTCAGGACTCCAGGCTCCTCCCTACTCATCTCCTCCCTtccttgtctgtctttccttttcccttctggaGGAAGATTCCCTGAGGGTGGCTAGATCAGctggggcagtggttctcaacccgtaGATCATGAGGGGGCCTTCTCTCAGCACTGAAATCTCCAGGAGTTTCTGTGGGATGAAATGCACTGGACAGATATTGTCTAACTTTTAGTATAAAATTTGTTTAAAGAGGAAATTTACTTTCCAAGAGGTGTTTattgatggaaaaaaaaagtagggcAGGACGCCAACAGGGAAGCATGTCGGAAGGCCTGGCCACAAAACTTGCTGCCATTCTTGCCACAGGTGTTGATGTCCAgtcatttcttctgctttttctgctgctttttcttctccttctccttcttcttcttttctttctccttcatttctttttctttttccagtttctccttctcttctttctccttttgccgtgcctcctcttcctctttggccTCCAGCATTGCTTGTAGTTTTGGGTCCGGCATTTTACCATTCTTGTCTGGAGCAAGCAGAGCATACTTTCGGATCTTCTTGCCTTTGAGATGTCTCCTTTGAAGACATAGGTCAACCACAGCAAAAAATGCGGCAATTCCCATAAGGATCTAGGGAAACAAATGGATGTTCATGATTTTCATCACACACCTAGAAGGAAGGCACAGATTCCCTTCCAAATCTATCCTCGGAGGTGATGCACAGTGTACCCCTAAATTTCTCCCTCCCAGACCCAACCTTAGTCTGTTTTCCCTGGTTCCATGCCCAGTGCCCCTCAtctggattattttttttcctttggacaAACATGAAGGAGGGTGACAGGTAACTTTCCTGCCTTCCTAGACACCACCTTTAAAAACGTGTCTTCTCCATTAGAAACATTGACCAATGTCTTAAATTTGCTTTCACCcccaagttttgtttgtttgagacactgtctcatgtaccccaggcctgccttgaactcactattgaGTCAAGGATGGCTTTGGACTTTGGATCCTCTGCCTCTACCACCTGACTACTAGCAATTATAGACAGGTGAGGAACTACAGTAGCTTTTGGAAGTGCCGTAGATCAGGCTAGACCAGCACTCTACAGACTCAGCACTGCAACCCAGCCCTGATCCCAGGATTTTTGTGATGCTGATTTGAGGAGATCCACTGCTCAGCAGAAGAACCTCACCATAGCTGCAATGTAGGCCTCTGGCATCGTTCTTCTAGCCTTCAAAGCAAAGACTACGCCGCCTATGAGGAACCCGCAGGCGAAGAGATCGTTGAAGAGGTCCTGAAAATGGGAGAGGTAAGCTGGTCTTAGATAGTTGTGCCCCACCCACTCCAGACACAGCACAGTTTACTCCACGTAACCATGATCAAATGCCCCTGCACAACCctgacaatttaaaacaaaatatacaaaggtaAATATGTTTCTGGCCAAGCAGATCAACCATGGCTCCCTGCTGGCCTCTGCGAGTAGAGGACAGAGTCCAAACTTAACTGCTGTCAGTCCAGGTGAGACACGAGATGCCATCTTGTCTATAAAACTAGGTGTCTGGTGCCTATCAATAATCatgtaaataaatgcataaacagACTACTTCAAGGTATCTGTTAGGTACTTCCCCTCATCATTTCTGTACTGTCCTCTCCAGAGTTTCCACGAGCAGTATTGCTGGGAGGATGTCCTTGCTCTCTGGGAGCCTTGAAGTTCCCTCTTCACCTAACTCTGCCTTACCACTTGGACCACCTTCCCTGATTGCTTCCTTcgtcaatttttttcttttattccttggGGATTCGGTATTCCTT contains:
- the LOC130863963 gene encoding CKLF-like MARVEL transmembrane domain-containing protein 2A, with translation MATPPPKPEDAQRQKGTIQPKNEVGTRKGFRRYKWEFKDSNKEFWTMGHAEVKIVSLVCMMAGLYLFETMPTHPILILLLTMEVSIFTFFIFLYSFALNRYMPFIFWPITDLFNDLFSCVFLVGGVVFATKVRRVMPKPYLIAVILMGVAAIFVFIDIFLQRRHLKGTRIRKDALADTGLQKLLETDNKTDNKTDNKTDTKTDNKTDNK